Proteins co-encoded in one Bacillus paramycoides genomic window:
- a CDS encoding (2Fe-2S)-binding protein has product MTNKDHLIVCRCEEVTYGQLQSTIAAYNCLGRELKLRTRAGMGFCGGRTCRMMIDRMIESANPDVTTNEIPLKYQPPVRAVTFGAVGENQ; this is encoded by the coding sequence ATGACGAATAAAGATCACTTAATTGTTTGTCGATGTGAAGAAGTAACATACGGTCAACTTCAATCGACAATTGCTGCATATAATTGCTTGGGAAGAGAATTAAAACTAAGAACACGTGCTGGCATGGGATTTTGCGGTGGCCGCACATGTAGAATGATGATAGATCGAATGATTGAAAGTGCAAATCCTGACGTAACTACTAATGAAATCCCATTAAAATATCAACCCCCTGTGCGCGCGGTTACCTTTG